The Nocardioides ginsengisegetis region TCTGCGACCTCGCCCACCTCCGGTCGCTGCCCCGTGCCGAGCTCGTGGCCGGCCTCGGTGAGGTCGTCAAGTGCGGCTTCATCGCCGACCCGCGGATCCTCGACCTCGTCGAGGCGGCCGACCCGGCCGGGCTGACCGCCGACTCCGCCGTGCTGCGCGAGCTCGTCGAGCGTGCCATCCGGGTCAAGATCGACGTCGTGGTCTCCGACCTCAAGGAGACCGGCGGCTCCGGCGGCCACCCCGGCCGCGAGGTGCTCAACTACGGCCACACGATGGCCCACGCGATCGAGCGCGCCGAGGGCTACACCGTCCGCCACGGCGAGGCCGTCGCCATGGGGTGCGTCTACGTCGCCGAGCTGGCCGCCCGCGCCGGCACCCTCGCCCCCGAGGTCGTGGCACGGCACCACACGGCCTTCGCCCACGTCGGGCTCCCCACGACCTACTCCGGAGCGTCCTTCGAGGAGCTGCACGCGGCGATGAAGGTCGACAAGAAGGCCCGCGGCTCCCAGCTGCGGTTCGTCGTGCTCACCGACCTCGCCGTCCCCGCCGTGCTCTCGGGGCCGTCCGAGGTCGACCTGCGCAGCGCCTACGAGGTGCTCGCGACCGGACGGGCGGTGTCGCGATGAGGGCCCCGACGAAGGTGCTCGTCCTCAACGGCCCCAACCTCGGGCGGCTCGGACGGCGCCAGCCGGAGATCTACGGCCACACGACGTACGCCGAGCTCGCCCACCAGTGCGTCGAGTGGGGCCGCGAGCTCGGACTCGACGTGGAGGTGCGTCAGACCAACCACGAGGGCGAGCTGCTCGACTGGCTGAACGCCGCGGCCGACGACGTCACGCCGGTCGTCCTCAACGCCGCCGCCTGGACGCACTACTCCTATGCGCTCTACGACGCGTGCGCGCAGCTCACCGCGCCCCTGGTCGAGGTGCACATCTCCGACCCGACCCAGCGGCCGGAGGAGTTCCGGCACACCTCGGTCGTCACCCCGCACGCCGTGGAGGTGGTCGCCGGTCGCGGCATCGACGGCTACCGGATCGCGCTGGGGCTGCTCGTCACCGACTGAGTGTCGTTGCGATCCATCGCTCCCTGCTTGCGGAGCCGGGCCAGGCCGCGGTGCCGGTTGACCCGCACCGCGGTCGCGCTCATGCCGAGGGCCTCGGCGGTGCCGGCGACGTCGAGACCGACGACCTCCATGAGCGAGAGCACCTCGCCCTGACGCGGGGGCAGGGTCGCGAGGGTACGACGGACCCAGTCCTCACCGGCGACGTCGGTGTCCTCCTGGGCGCCCCAGATGTCGTGCTCGGTCACGTCGACCGGGTCGGTCGCGCGACGCTGGCTGCGACGCCGGGCGTTGGCCGCCTGGTTGCGGGCGATGCCGAAGAGCCAGCCGGCGAACGCATCGGCGTCGCCGGCGAAGTCCGCGATCCGGTCGGCCGCGACCAGCCAGGTCTCCATGACCAGGTCCTCGGGGTCGGCGGCCGAGTCGCCGCTGGGCCGGGCGCGCAGCCAGAGCAGCAGCCGACCGCTCAGGGACTCGTACAGCTCACGCCACGCGGCGGGATCCCCCCGCCGCGCACGCTCGACCAGATCAGGCTCGGTGGACACCCACGTCCTCAGTCCTCGCCGCTTCCGTGCCCGGTGTCATCCTGGTCGCCCCCGCCGTGGCCTTCCCCGCCGTGGTCTTCCCCGCCGTCCCCGCCGTCCGTGGCATGGGTCGGGCCGCTGCTGGGTTGTTGCTGATCGGGCGGCCCGCTCTGGTCGCTGCCCTGAGTGTCCCCCTGGTCGTCGCCGTTGCTGTCGTCCTGGCCGTCGTCCTGCCCCTGGTCGTCTGCACCGTCGTCTGCACCGTCGTCGGCACCGTCGTCGGCACCGTCGTCGCCGCCGTGGTCGTCGGGGCCACTCGATGCGGACGGAACCTCCGGCGTGGACGGGGGAGCAGCCGGGGCGCCGGCCGGACCTTGGTCGTCGCCGGCGTGGTCGTCCTGCGAGTCGTCGGGGGACGGCTCGGTCGTTCGGCCGGGCGCCTCGGAGCGGTCCTTCGTGCCGTCATCGGTGGGCGCACTGTCGTCGCTGGGGTTGCTGGCGGGCGGCACGTGGTGCTGCGGCGCGGGCCCGTTGATCCGGTCGGCGGCGTAGGCGCCACCCGCGGCGATGACGGCCACGCTCGCAGCCGCCGCGGCGATCTTGAGCGTCGCCGGCCGGACCGGCACGACGGCTGCCCGGGACGCGACCGCCAACGCCGCGAGCCGGGCGATGAAGACGTCGTCCACCTCGACCCGCGGAGGCTCGAGAGCGAGCGGTCGCGTGGTGGCTGGCTTCATGGTGCTGTTCCTTCGGTCCAGGACGCTCCGACGGTATCGCAGGGGGTCGACACCTGTCGGAGCGTCCAGTGGTGAACCAGGTCAGTCCTGGTCGTCGTCGCCCTGGTCGCCCTGGTCGCCCTGGTCGTCGTCGCCCTGGTCGTCACCGTGGTCGGTGTGGTCGCCCGAGCCCTGGTGGTCGGCGTGGTCGCCGTCGCCCTGGTCGTCGTCACCCTGGTCGTCGGCGTCCTCGCCCTGGTCGTCGTCACCCTGGTCGTCCGGGGAGTCGGTCTCGGTGGGCTCGGCCGGGTCGGGAGCCTCGGTCTCGTCCTGGTCGTCAGCGGGGTCGTCGGTCTCCGGCGGGTCGGTCGGGTCCTCGGTGGTGGCCGGCGTCGAGGGGTGCACCGGGTGAGCCGGGTGGGCCGGGTGCGTGGGGTGTGCGCCCTTGGTCGGGTGCGCCGGGTGCGCCGGGTGCGCCGGGTGCGTGGGGTGCACCGGGTGGGCCGGGTGCGCGGGGTGGGAGTGCTCGGTGACGGGTGCATCGTGCCCGTTGCTGGCGGCGTACGCGCCGCTCGCCCCGATCACGGCCAGGGCGGCCGTGGCACCGAGCACCTTGGTGGCCTTGGTGAAGTGCATCGTGTATCTCCAGTCCCGGCGTCCGGTCGGTCGCCTTCACTGCGTACATGTCGGGAGCTGTGGGCTGCGTTACACGTCTTTACTTCTGGCTTGTCGCCCGCTTCGCGGGCGGGTTGCCGCTGCGCGGGGCAGCCTCCCCGGGACAGTCTCGGCGCGGGGTGGTGGGGCCGGACGGTCGCTCCCACGTCGACGATGCGAGTCCCTATGCTCGCCGCGTCGCTCGCCACGGCGTGGGTTTCCTGCCGGGCCGCCGCTGGGCGGCGCCGCGCCTCCCTTTGACGGGACCTCGCATCGTCGCCGCGTGCGCGCCCGCCCGTCCCCACGGCTCGCCGCCCGGCTCCCGGGCGGGCGGGGGTGAAGAGTCGCCCAGTGACCCGTTCCGCGCTGACGCGGTATGTCACGTGTCTTGCGGCAGCGCAGGCACGGTGGTCGACCGACCCTTGTTCCCCGCCCGCCCGAGAGCCCGGGGACGGCCCGGGGACGGTGGGGCGAGCACGCGGGCCCCTCGCGAGGTCCCGTAAAAGGTCGGCGTGGCGCCGCCGACGGCGAACACGGAAGGAAACCGCCTGTAGCGGCGACACGGCGACCCCAGGGACTCGCGAGGGGACCGTGGGAGCGCCCCGTCGGCCCCACCCCGAAGCCCGACCTCCCGGGAAGGCAGCCCCGCCCAGCGGCAAACCGCCCGCGAAGCGGGCGAAAGGACAGACGCCAAGGAACCACGTCGCGCAGCGACCCGTCCCACCCGCGGACCGAGTCGAAGCGAGGAGCAGGACGATGAACAGCAGGGTGAGTGTCAGCGTGAAGGGGTTGCTGGTGTCGGGGCTGGTGCTGATGGCGCTGGTGACGGCGTACCTCCTCGGCGGCGACGGAGGCAGCAGCCCCGCCCAGGCCGCACCCGCCGCGCAGGCGTCGACCCAGCACCGGACCCTCACGATGACCGGGACCGGGAAGGCGACGGCGATCCCGGACCAGCTGTCCTTCGGGCTGTCGGTGGGGGTCACGCGGCTCGACCTCGACACCGCGCTGACCGACTCCAGCGCGGTGATGGAGCGGGTGCTGGCGTCGCTGGCCAAGTACGGCGTGAAGCGGGGAGACGTGCAGACCACGGGGCTGTCCATGGAGCCGGTCTACGACTACCACCCGTACTCGCCGCCGACGATCCGCGGCTACCACGTCAGCCAGCGTGCGTCGGTGCTCGTCAAGGAGCTCAGGCTCGGTGGTGCCGCCGTGAGTGCGGCCGTCGCGACCGGCGGCAACGACGTCCGGGTCGACAACATCCGGCTGCTGGTCGGGGACCCCGAGGCCGCGATGGCGAAGGCCCGCAAGGCCGCGGTGGTCGAGGCGACCGCCAAGGCGCAGGAGTACGCCGATGCGGCCGGCGAGGAGCTCGGCTCGGTCGTGACGCTGCACGAGGTGCGTGCCTCCAACCCCGAGCCCCCGCGGCCGCTTGTCTATGCGCGGGCCGCGGGGACCATGGACGCGGCCAAGGCCCTGCCGATCCGGACTGGCCACGACGACCTGTCGGTGACGGTCCAGGTGGTGTGGGACTTCCGCTAGTGCATTCGGTCAATGCCGCGCGGTGCCGATAGACTCGGGGGCTGTTGCCCGCACGCTGTGGGCGGCACCCCCACTCTCTCGATCAGTAAGGCTGAGACGCGCGCATGGCATCGACCAACGACCTCAAGAACGGCATGGTTCTCAACATCGACGGTCAGCTCTGGGCCGTCGTGGAGTTCCAGCACGTCAAGCCGGGCAAGGGCCCCGCGTTCGTGCGGACCAAGCTGAAGAACGTCGAGTCGAACAAGACCGTCGACAAGACCTTCAACGCCGGCACCAAGGTCGAGACCGCGACGGTCGACCGCCGCTCGATGCAGTACCTCTACAACGACGGCACGTCCTACGTCTTCATGGACGTCCAGAGCTACGAGCAGCTCGAGATCAGCCCCGAGATCGTCGGCGGCGCCGCCAACTTCCTCCTGGAGAACCAGGACGTCGTGGTCGCCACCAACGAGGGCCGCGTCCTGTTCATCGAGATGCCTGCCTCGGTCGAGCTGGTCATCACCTTCACCGAGCCCGGCCTGGCCGGCGACAGCGCCACGGGCCGCACCAAGCCGGCCACCCTCGAGACCGGACACGAGATCCAGGTCCCGCTGTTCATCAACCAGGGCGAGAAGGTCAAGGTCGACACCCGCGACTCCTCCTACATGGGTCGCGTCAAGTCCTGATGTCTGCCCGCACCAAGGCTCGCAAGCGCGCACTGGACGTCCTCTTCGCCTCCGAGCTCCGCAACGAGAGCCCGGTCGAGGCGCTCGAGCGTGCCATCGCCGACGGCGAAGGCCCGACCAACGCCTACACCGCGACCCTGGTGCGCGGCGTGGTCCAGCACCAGGAGCGGATCGACGAGCTGCTGTCGACGTACTCCCAGGGCTGGACGCTCACCCGTATGCCCGCGGTCGACCGCAACGTGCTGCGCCTGGGCGTCTTCGAGGTCCTGTACGCCGACGACGTGCCCGACGCGGTCGCAGTGACCGAGGCGATGGCCCTCGTGTCCGAGCTGTCCACCGACGAGTCGCCGGCGTTCGTCAACGGCGTCCTGGGCAACATCGCGCGCGACAAGGCGACGCTCTAGCCCTGCCTGCGTCCTTCCTCACGGTTTCAAGACCCCCTGTGAGGGGGACGTAGGAGTTATGGGAGATATGGGTGGGATTGCGGACCAGGCGGAGCGCGCTGGCCGCCAGGCGGAGAACAGCGACTGGCTGGACTACGCGGTCCGCATCGGCATGGTGGCCTACGGCATCGTCAACCTGATGATCGCGTGGATCGCCGCAGAGCTGGCGCTGGGCGACTCCTCCGGCAAGGCCTCGAGCCAGGGCGCGCTGCACAAGCTCGCCCAGCAGCCCTTCGGGGGCGCGCTGGTCTGGCTCGTCGCGATCGGCATGGTCCTGCTGGTCATCTGGCGCCTCCTCGAGGCGGCCCTGGGCCACCGGGACGAGGAGGGTGGCAAGCGCTGGCGCAAGCGGGCCGTCTCGGCCGGCAAGGCCGCGATCTACGGCGCCGTGGGGGTCTCGGCCTTCAAGGTCGCCACCGGCAGCGGGTCCTCCGGCAAGGGCGGGCAGTCGACGACCTCCAAGATCATGGACTGGCCGGGCGGCACCTGGATCATCGGCCTGGTCGGCGCCGCGATCGTCGCCTACGGCCTCAACAACATCCGCCGTGCCTGGACCGAGAAGTTCCGCGAGCACCTCAGCGCCGAGGGCCAGGGCGGTGACGCGGGCAAGGCCTACATCTGGTTCGGCAAGATCGGCTACATGGCCAAGGGCGCGGCCTTCATCGTCATCGGCGGCCTGTTCGTCTACGCCGCGACCAGCCACAAGCCCAAGAAGGCGGGCGGCCTCGACGATGCCCTGCACAAGGTGCTGCAGCAGCCCTACGGGCCGGTGCTGCTCATGGTGATCGCCGCGGGCATCGCCTGCTACGGCCTCTTCTGCTTCGCCCGCGCCCGGCACCTGTCGCGGTAGTCACCGGTCGCCTGCGAGGCTGGTCGCATGAGCGACCACGGGACTGACCAGACCGAGCACGTCGACGTCGTCGTGGTGGGCCTGGGGCCCGGCGGCGAGCACGCCGCGCAGAAGCTCGCCGAGGCCGGGCTCTCCGTGGTCGGGGTGGAGCGCGGGCTGGTCGGGGGCGAGTGTCCGTTCTACGGCTGCATCCCGTCCAAGATGATGATCCGGGCCGCCGACGCGCTCGCCGAGGCGCGGCGTGCCCAGCACCTCGCCGGCGACGTCGAGATCCGCCCCGACTGGGGCAGGGTCGCCACGCGGATCGACAAGCAGGCCACCAACCACTGGGACGACGAGTCCCATGCGACCCGGCTCACCGAGGCGGGCGTCCGGATCGTGCGCGGCCACGGGCGGCTCGACGGGCCGGGTCGGGTCCGCGTCGACGGGACGACGTACGTCGCTGCCCGCGGGGTGGTCCTCAACGCCGGCACCGAGCCGGCCACCCTCCCGATCGACGGCCTGGCCGCGACCCCGCACTGGACCAACCGCGAGGTGGTCCGGCTCGCCGAGCTGCCCGCGTCGCTGGTCGTGATCGGCGGCGGGCCGATCGGCGCCGAGCTGACCCAGGTCTTCGCCCGCTTCGGGGTCCGGGTCAGCCTGCTCGAGGTCGCCGAGCGCATCCTCGGGCCCGAGGAGCCCGAGGCCAGCGCGGTGATCCACCGGGTCCTCGCCGAGGACGGGGTGGACGTCCGCACCGGGGTCACCATCGACCGGGTCGACCACGACGGGACCTTCCGGGTGCTCGTCGACGGCGAGACCCTCGAGTCCGAGCAGCTGCTGGTCGCGGCCGGTCGTCGTACCAACCTCGCCGACGTGGGTCTCGAGACCGTCGGCCTGGACCCGGCCGCCCGCGTG contains the following coding sequences:
- the nusB gene encoding transcription antitermination factor NusB yields the protein MSARTKARKRALDVLFASELRNESPVEALERAIADGEGPTNAYTATLVRGVVQHQERIDELLSTYSQGWTLTRMPAVDRNVLRLGVFEVLYADDVPDAVAVTEAMALVSELSTDESPAFVNGVLGNIARDKATL
- the efp gene encoding elongation factor P, with the protein product MASTNDLKNGMVLNIDGQLWAVVEFQHVKPGKGPAFVRTKLKNVESNKTVDKTFNAGTKVETATVDRRSMQYLYNDGTSYVFMDVQSYEQLEISPEIVGGAANFLLENQDVVVATNEGRVLFIEMPASVELVITFTEPGLAGDSATGRTKPATLETGHEIQVPLFINQGEKVKVDTRDSSYMGRVKS
- a CDS encoding dihydrolipoyl dehydrogenase family protein; protein product: MSDHGTDQTEHVDVVVVGLGPGGEHAAQKLAEAGLSVVGVERGLVGGECPFYGCIPSKMMIRAADALAEARRAQHLAGDVEIRPDWGRVATRIDKQATNHWDDESHATRLTEAGVRIVRGHGRLDGPGRVRVDGTTYVAARGVVLNAGTEPATLPIDGLAATPHWTNREVVRLAELPASLVVIGGGPIGAELTQVFARFGVRVSLLEVAERILGPEEPEASAVIHRVLAEDGVDVRTGVTIDRVDHDGTFRVLVDGETLESEQLLVAAGRRTNLADVGLETVGLDPAARVVDTDERMRAGERLWAVGDITGKGAFTHVSMYQAAVAVRDLLDQDGPLADYRAVSRVTFTDPEVGSVGLTERQARDAGIAVVTGHAEMPESSRGWIHQAGNEGIVKLVADSDRGILVGGTTVGPFGGEVLGLVAAAVHAEIPVATLRGMHFAYPTFHRAIEAALADLDL
- the aroB gene encoding 3-dehydroquinate synthase; the encoded protein is MSDTVLPVTGAAPYDVVVGTDLPGRLPQVLGGGVQRVAVIFSDDLGELVRPVLESLATAYDVTVLPIPDGERAKAATVVASCWEALGEAGFTRSDAIVTFGGGATTDVGGFVAATWLRGVRVVHVPTTLLGMVDAAVGGKTGINTRSGKNLVGSFHEPAGVLCDLAHLRSLPRAELVAGLGEVVKCGFIADPRILDLVEAADPAGLTADSAVLRELVERAIRVKIDVVVSDLKETGGSGGHPGREVLNYGHTMAHAIERAEGYTVRHGEAVAMGCVYVAELAARAGTLAPEVVARHHTAFAHVGLPTTYSGASFEELHAAMKVDKKARGSQLRFVVLTDLAVPAVLSGPSEVDLRSAYEVLATGRAVSR
- a CDS encoding sigma-70 family RNA polymerase sigma factor; protein product: MSTEPDLVERARRGDPAAWRELYESLSGRLLLWLRARPSGDSAADPEDLVMETWLVAADRIADFAGDADAFAGWLFGIARNQAANARRRSQRRATDPVDVTEHDIWGAQEDTDVAGEDWVRRTLATLPPRQGEVLSLMEVVGLDVAGTAEALGMSATAVRVNRHRGLARLRKQGAMDRNDTQSVTSSPSAIR
- a CDS encoding type II 3-dehydroquinate dehydratase → MRAPTKVLVLNGPNLGRLGRRQPEIYGHTTYAELAHQCVEWGRELGLDVEVRQTNHEGELLDWLNAAADDVTPVVLNAAAWTHYSYALYDACAQLTAPLVEVHISDPTQRPEEFRHTSVVTPHAVEVVAGRGIDGYRIALGLLVTD
- a CDS encoding SIMPL domain-containing protein; amino-acid sequence: MNSRVSVSVKGLLVSGLVLMALVTAYLLGGDGGSSPAQAAPAAQASTQHRTLTMTGTGKATAIPDQLSFGLSVGVTRLDLDTALTDSSAVMERVLASLAKYGVKRGDVQTTGLSMEPVYDYHPYSPPTIRGYHVSQRASVLVKELRLGGAAVSAAVATGGNDVRVDNIRLLVGDPEAAMAKARKAAVVEATAKAQEYADAAGEELGSVVTLHEVRASNPEPPRPLVYARAAGTMDAAKALPIRTGHDDLSVTVQVVWDFR
- a CDS encoding DUF1206 domain-containing protein, with amino-acid sequence MGGIADQAERAGRQAENSDWLDYAVRIGMVAYGIVNLMIAWIAAELALGDSSGKASSQGALHKLAQQPFGGALVWLVAIGMVLLVIWRLLEAALGHRDEEGGKRWRKRAVSAGKAAIYGAVGVSAFKVATGSGSSGKGGQSTTSKIMDWPGGTWIIGLVGAAIVAYGLNNIRRAWTEKFREHLSAEGQGGDAGKAYIWFGKIGYMAKGAAFIVIGGLFVYAATSHKPKKAGGLDDALHKVLQQPYGPVLLMVIAAGIACYGLFCFARARHLSR